A window of Halomicrobium zhouii genomic DNA:
GCTGGGCGTCCCGGAACGACTCCGGGGTGAGCACCGGCTCGACCGGGATGTCGTCGTCGAGGCGGCGGGTGTAGCGGTCGACGATTTCGGTCTCCGCCTCGTCGTCCGGGTAGTCCAGCAGTATCTTCATCGTGAAGCGGTCGCGCTGAGCCTCCGGGAGCGGGTAGGTCCCTTCCTGCTCGATGGGGTTCTGCGTCGCCAGCACGAAAAAGGGCTCAGGCAGGTCGTAGGTGTCGCCGGTGACGGTGACCTGTTGTTCCTGCATCGCCTCCAGCAGCGCGGCCTGGGTCTTCGGCGTCGCGCGGTTGATCTCGTCGGCGAGCACCACGTTCGCGAAGATGGGCCCAGGGTCGAAGACGAACTCCTGGCCCTCCGCCGTGTCCCGGACGATGTCGGTGCCGGTGACGTCCGACGGCATCAGGTCCGGCGTGTTCTGGACCCGACTGAACGAAAGCGACGTCGCGTCGGCCAGTGTCTGGACGAGCAGCGTCTTGCCCAGGCCGGGCGTGCTCTCCAGCAGGGCGTTACCGTCACAGAGCATGCACGCGAGCAACTGGTCGACGACGGCCTCCTGGCCGACGATCCGTTTTCGCACTTCGTCCCGGACGGCGTCGAGCGCGTCCTGGAGTCGCTGTACCGCCTCGTCGTCGAATTGGTTCTCAGTCATCGTCGTTTGCCTCGTTCATACGGAGCGTGTACTCCCTGACCAGTTCCGGGTCCTCGACCGACCCCGGGTCGTCGTAGCCCGCTCGCTCGGGCGAGATATCCCCGGCCGACGGGTGGCCCGCGTTCTCGTACCGGGCCCGCTCGTCGCCAGCTCCGGACCCCGACCGGTCCGACAGATTCGCCGTCAGCGCCTCGTCGCCTCGCGCGACCTCGCCGGGGTCGCCGAGGACGTCGCTGCCGTCGGTGTTCGAAATCGGGTCCGAGTCGAGGCTCTCGCTCGAATCCGGTTGCGGATCGTCGGGTCCCTGGTCGCTATCGGAACCGTCCGACCCGCCGACGGTTGGGGAATCGGCCAGCGGGTCGAGGGCGACGCCGGCGACCGTGACGTGGATGGATCCCACCGCGAGGACGAAGACGACCGCCATCCGGAGCGCCAGCCGTCGTTCGTCCAGCAGGCGGCCGCTTGAAGCGTCTTTCAGCCGGTCGAGCGCGTCGGCGTAGAGCCGCCGGGCCATCGTGTCGTCGTGCGCCGAGTGGGCCGCATCGCGGGCCGACCGGAGCGCGGCCCCGAGTTCGGGGTTGGCCGCCTCGAAGCGTTCGACCCCGTACCGGCGGGCCCGGACGACGCCGCTCGCCACCCCGACTGCGAGCCCGACGACGGCCGAGATGAGGGCTTCCGTCCCCACGGGGAGAGCCGAGATCGAGGGCACGTCCACGGCGACGACGGTCAGCCCGACGTTGACGACCAGCAGCGCGAGGACGGCGTCCGCCGTCGCGAACACGGCGGCGGCCTTGTACCCCTCCCTGCGGACCTCGTCGACGGCCGCGTCGAGCGTCTCGGGGTCGGTCACGATCCGCCCTCCACTTGCGATTCGAGTTCGTCGATCCGGTCTCTGAGGTCCTCGTTCTCCTGTTCGAGCTGGGTGATCTGTTCTTCCAGCGTCGCGACCTGCGTCTCCAGTTCGGCGTTGCGGGTCTCGACCTCGGTGGCTCGGTCACGCAACTCCTCGTTCTCGGTCTCGAGCGTCCGGCGCTCTTCGCGTTCCGTGACGACGGTCCGCTCCAGTTCGGACACCTCGTCGTCCAGTTCCTCGACTCGGTCCTGGGACTCTTCGAGGTCATCCTGGGCCTCACGTAGCTCTGCGCGAGTGGTGTTCAGCTCCCCTTCGGTCTCGTTGAGCTGCGTGATCAACGTCTGGAGGTCGTCCTGGCGCGTCGACAGGCTCTGATCGAGGTTCTCCAGCCGGGTCTGTAACTCGGTACTGTTCTCGCGCGCGGTGGCGAGTTCGGTCCGGAGCTGTGCGTTCTCCGTCCGGAGTTCCTGGTTCTGTGCCGTCACGTCGCCGACCGACGACTGGTAGTACAGCGTCGATCCGCCGATGGTCGCGGTGGTGAGGACGGCCACCACGACGAGTCCGAGGTTGAGTTTGGTTCCGACGTAGCTCATGAGTCCTGTCTCCTGTGTCTGATCGTCTGGACGCGCCGGGCGCCGACTTCGAGGACGAACAGCGCGAGCGCGGCGGCCAGGAAGAGCCACCCCCACTCGCGCTCGACGGCGCGTTCGCGAACCGAGCGCTGCCGGGCGTACTCGGCGACGGCCGCCGCGTCGTCCGCGTCGAACGTCCGGCCGCCCGTCGTCTGGACGGCGGCAGTCAGTGCCGGCGACTTGCCGAAACCGGCGTGCTCGCGCGGGTAGTCGACGGCGTAGGTCGCCTCCCGCACCGTCTGGTACCCGGCGTCGTCGTGGGTGACCGTCGCCCGGTACTCCCGCGGGCCGGTGCGGACGAACGACGGGTCGTCCGTGCCCGGGCGCTCGGACCCGCGGTAGGTGATGGTCGTCCGCTCGCCGACGCGCGTGTCCGAGACGTCGGTCACGTCCGTCGCGAGGCGCTCCGGGTCGCCGACGGCCCAGTTCACCGAGCGTGTGACGGCGAGTGAGTCCGGGCTGGTCAGGAGCCCGCCGAGGCGGCCGCTCCCGTCGTGGGCCGTGATGGCCACCGACCGGCCGAGCCCGTAGCGCCAGGCCGACATCGCCGGCGTCCCCTCCCCGCTGGCGACGAGGTAGCTCGCGCGGTCGCGAACCGAGACGTCGTTGGCCGACCCCGGCGCGGCAGTGAACCGGACGCCCTCGGTGACGAAGTGAGTCCCGTCGACGACGGTCAGCCCGTCGCCCGAGTACTGGCGCTGGTCGTCGCCGAAGAACAGCCGGAGCCGGTTGGTCTCGCTGGCGCGGAGGTAGGTGCCCCCACCCGCCCGCGCGATAGCGGTCAGCCGCCCCTCTCGAACGTTCCCGCCGACGCCGACGGTGACGACCTCGATCCCTCGTTCGGAGAGCGCCGCCGCTCTCGCCACCGCAGGCTCTCTGTTCGAGTGTCCGTCGGTGACGAGGACGACGGTCGCGTCGCCGTCGTCGACCATCGCCGCACTGCCCGCCAGGCCGACGTCGATGCTCGTCGCACCGCCGCTCTGCAGCCGGCGGATTCTGTCGCGGAGGACGTCCCGGGATCCCCCGAGCTGTCGGGGCTGTGCTATGGCGTGGGAGTTGTGGTTGAACGCGACGACGCCCACCTGGTTCTGGTCGCCCAGTTGCGAGAGGACGTCGAGCGCGAGGCCGCGCTGGACGGCCATCGACTGCTCGGAACTGCCCGAGACGTCGACGGCCAGGATGACCGTCGACTGCCGGTCCCGGTCGTCGTAATCGACCGGCGTCAGGTCGCCGATCGGCGCGTCGCCGTATCCGCCTGCCTCGAACGCCTGCGGGCCGCCGACAGTGACCAGCCCGGTGCCGTTCACGACGGCCCGCTGGAGCGCTGCCTGGTCGCCCAGTTCGTCGGCCGGCACGTCCTGGACGACGACGGCGTAGTAGCCGTCGAGGTCCGAGGGCACCGACTCGGCGCGCTCGACCGTGTATAGCTCCGAGAGGAAGGTTTCGAGCGGATAGGACCCGCGCGAGACGTAGAGGATACGCGGTGGCTCGACGACGCGGACCGTCTTCCGGGCGACGTCGTTGCGCGCGAACCGGTCGTCGCCGTCGATTCTCGCGGTCACCCGGTGGCTCCCCGTCTCGGCGAAGGTGTGTTCGAACTCGACCGACCCCGCGCCGGTGACGGTACGTTCGACGACCGTCTCGCCGTCGACGGTGACTTCGAGCGTCGTCTCGGTGCCGTTCAACTGCGTCCCGTCGACGGTGACGAGGAAACTCTCGTTCACCCCGGCGCTGACCTTGGACGGACCGGTGACGCCGACGTACCGTTCAGTCTCGGCGGCGGTCACGTCCACGCTACTGATCGTGGCGTCGACCTGCCGGCCGAGTTCGGCGGCCTCGCCGAGCGACTGCCCGCCGGTTACCTGCCCGTCCGAGGCGACGACGACCGTCGCGTTCGGGGCGAGCGAACTCGCGACGGCGTCGCCGACCCGCGACTCGGTCGCCGAGCCGACGGTCGTGGTGTCGACGTCGACGCCGCGCTGTTCGAGGGCCCTCGCGAGTTCGCCCGTCTCGTTGTCCGTGACGGCCATGCTCGCCGACCGGTCGACGACAAGCCGGACGGATGGCTCCTCGGAGACGGTCCGGCTCTGGACAGTGTAGGGGCCGGCCAGCGAGACGACGAGGACTGTGACGAGGAACACCCGCGAGCCGAAGAGCAGCCAGCGACGGCGTGAGCGAACCCACCCGGCTTCCGAAGTACGGAGGACGAGCGCGGCGACGACTGCGACGAGCAGTGGGGTGACGACCAGTGCGAGCGGTCGCACCAGCCCGACGCGGACGCCGCCGAGAGTGGTCTCGACGGCCATCAGAGGTCACCCCGCCGGCGGAGGTACGCCAGTTCGAGCAGGACGAGCAGCGTCGCCAGGGCGACGACCGCCGGCGTCAGTTCGACCGGGACCGACGCAGTACCAGTGGAGCCGCCCGACTGTCCGGCCGACCGGACCTCGTCGATTGAGGGCGCCGTCACGTTGGACTCCGCGGGGTCCGCGAGCGCGGCGGCGTAGCGCCGGTCGTCGACGTCGTACGTTCCGACGGCGTCGAGGGTCACGACCGTCGTGGTCCAGTCGCCGCGTGGCCCACTGACCGTCCGCTCGGACTGAAACTGCAACTTCGCGCCCGTCTCGCGGTTCAACTCGGCGACTGTCGGCCGGTCGGCGAGGTGGAACACCGCGCGCTTCCAGAATATCGGGTAGCGGACGCCCCGCTGGAACGACGAGTGGTCGGGGACGTAGCCGTAGTACAGCACCCTCCCCTCGCCGTGGGAAGCAGTGGCCAGGAGCGGCGAGCCGTCGGTGTAGTTCACGAGCGCCCGACCGCGCGTCAGGTTCGCCGCCAGCGCGCGCTCCGGCCGGGGGAACTCGAAGTCCCGGGTGAGGTCGTGGTCCGCCGGCGATTCGACGCCTGGCTGGGCGGTCATCCGCCGTGGCTCGACCGGTGAGACGGGACCCAGTCCGAGGTCGGCGAGGGCTGGCTGGGCGACGACGGCGACGCCGCCGCCGTCGGCTGCGATGGCTCGAACGGTCTCGACCGTGCTGTCGAGCACTTCGCCGGCGTCGACCTGACCCACGATCGCGACGTCGTAGTCGCCGTCGACGGACGCCGGGGGCTGGGCGACGGTGAGGTCGACGCTCCCGATGACGTCCAGCGCCGTCGCGAGGTTGGAGTCGGGTTCGTTCGTCACCAGCAGCACCTCGACGGTGGGGTCCGCCGGTGCCGCGACGGGCGCCGTGTCGTCGGCGGGGAACGAGTCCCCGGGAGAGAGCTCCACGGTGCCGCCGCCGGCCGGTACGCCGAAGGAGAGTTCGCGGACGTCGCCGGGTTCGAGGGTCACCGCCGTCGACTGGTCGCCGAGGCTGACCGTGCGCTCGGCTCGTTCGGTACCGGTGTTGCGGACGGTGACCGACGCGCCGCGCTCGGTGACGTCGTGGCCGACGATCCCGACGTTCGCCGCGCCACCACCGTCGAACTGCCTGAGCCGGACGTCGACGCCGCTTGCCCGGGCCGTCCGCACCGCAGACCGCCAGCCGCTCTCGTCGACGAAGTCGCTGAGAACGACGACGCGGGCGCCGTCGTCGGCCGACGTGGCCGCCGTGGCTGCCCGGGAGATGGCGCCCCGCAGGTCGCCCGACGCGTCGGTGACGGGCACCGTCCGGAGCGCGTCCCGCGCGTCGGCCGGGCCACCGGCGTCGACCAGCGTCCCCGCCGCCGGCGCAGTGGTCACGACGGTCGTCTCGCCGGCGACGGCGTCGCGCGCCGCCGCCCGAGCAGCGTCGAACCGGGTTCCCTCGCCCGTCTCGGTCGCCATGCTCGCACTGGTGTCGAGCACGACGACGGTCGATTCCCCGGCAGTCTGGCGGTCGACCGTCACGTACGGCGAGGCCAGCGAAACCGCCAGCGCCAGCACGACGAGCACCTGGAGCACGAAGAGCAGGTCCCGCGTCAGCCGCCGCAACACGGGGTGGGCGCCGCCGTCGTCGCGCTCCTCGGCGAGGAACTGGACCGTCGGCAGCGACAGCTCCCGCGGGTCGGGCCGCACGAGGTAGAGAATCACGAGCGGCACCAGCGCTACCAGACCGGCGAGTCCGATCGGATCGACGAATCCGAGCTGGAGGGGCATTGGCTGTCGGGACCTGTTAATTCCCCTTGAGATCCACCTACGAATAAAATAAGGGGATGATAAATTCCCGATTTACGCTACCGCAAGCCGGGTGGTCGTCGATTACGCGCCAGTCGTCCGGACGCCAGCGCTCAGAACTGGTAGCGCCGGTCGTCCTTCTCCTGGGCCTGCGGGAACTGGTTCGCCCCCGTCATCTCGTCGAATGTCATCCCCGAGAGGTACTCGTCGTAGGTGCAGTCGTAGCCCGACCGGAGGTGGAAGTCCATGTTTCCGGTCTCGATGGCCGTCTGGAACAGCATGTGCACCGCCCGCCGGACGAGTTCGTCCGTGCTCTCGGGTTCCAGCGCCGTCGTCAGGAGCGCCAGTTCGTTCCGCGTCTCGCGGTCGAGCGAGACGGCGAGTTCGTCGCCGAGGTCCGAGTACTGGTCCGAGACGTCGTCCGAGAGGTCGTCGAGTGTCATACCCGTGGTATTCGCGAGAGCGCGGAAACGAGTTTCGACTGGGAATGTCTGGTTACCACTCCGGTTGTTTGGTGGCGGCGGCGTCGTGGATCTGTCGTAGCCCAGCGACATTTCGTACTCCGCGGTCACTCTGGTTGTGAGTTGAACAGGTGGTTCGTCGCGATCTCGATGGAAGAAACAAGACCGCTACCACCCAGAAAGCCCTCGGCGCGCTCCGGTCCCGGGGCTCGCTGCGCTCCAGTAGGTGCTTGTTCCGGAAGACTCGCTTCGCTCGTCTTCCGACGTTCGCCTCGTTTCACTCGGCTCACCTTCGCCCGGGTTCCCGGACCCCGCCTCGCCCTTTCAGTCCGCCAGGCTCAGCACAGCACTGCAGCCCTGCCCTTCCCCTGGTCGCGCGATGAAACGCGCTCCCGGCCGACCGCCGCGCGGTTGCGGAGCGGGCAGGACGCGTGATTCGCGCCGTCCGGCGCGAATCCGGGGAGGGTTGGCGGACTCAATCGCGAGCGTGTTTTATCGCGCGAGCAAGGTTGTTCCTGGTGGAATGAAAGGGCGAGGTGCGCTGGCCGAAGCACGGACCCGCAAGCACGCGAGGGACGAGCGCGCGCAGCGTGGTCCGCGCGAGGCGAGCGCGCCGAGGGCTTTCTGATTGTTGTCGTCTCCTACTCCGTCACTAACTCGAACCCATCAGATCGCTCACTACACACACTGTACTGATCAGAGCGCACTCTTCGGACCTCGAAACGACCGGAACGAATCGCTAGACCCAAACCGTCCAAACGCCACCTTCCGTTCGATGAGCGAGCTGGCGGGGGAGGTGCCCGACGACGTCGAGGCGGTCCGGGACGCCCTGATCGAGTGGTACGAGGACGACCACCGCGAGTTCCCGTGGCGGGTGACCGAGGACCCCTACGAGATACTGGTCTCGGAGGTGATGAGCCAGCAGACCCAGCTGGGCCGCGTCGTCGAGGCCTGGAACGACTTCCTGGAGCGGTGGCCGACGGCCGCCGACCTGGCCGAAGCGGACCGGGCCGACGTCGTCGGCTTCTGGACAAGCCACTCGCTGGGGTACAACAACCGGGCGAAGTACCTCCACGAGGCGGCGCGACAGGTGACGGAGGAGTACGACGGCGAGTTCCCCGATACCCCCGACGAACTCCAGGAGCTGATGGGCGTGGGTCCGTACACCGCCAACGCCGTCGCGTCGTTCGCGTTCAACAACGGCGATGCCGTGGTCGACACCAACGTCAAACGGGTGCTGTACCGCGCATTCGACGTCCCGGACGACGACGCGGCCTTCGAGCAGGTGGCCCAGGCGCTCATGCCCGCGGGCGAGTCGCGCGTCTGGAACAACGCCGTCATGGAACTCGGCGGCGTGGCCTGCGAGAAGACGCCGGCCTGCGACGGGGCGCAGTGTCCCTGGCGCGAGTGGTGTCACGCCTACGAGACGGGCGATTTCACCGCGCCGGACGTCCCCACCCAGCCGAGTTTCGAGGGGAGCCGCCGGCAGATGCGCGGCAAGGTCGTCTCGGTACTCAAGGAGTACGACAAGCAGGCCCTCGACGACCTGGGGCCGCGGATACGCGTCGACTACGCTCCCGACGGTGAGTACGGCCGCGAGTGGCTTCGGGGGCTACTCTCGGACCTGTCGGACGACGGTCTCGTCGACGTCGAGGAGCGCGACAGCGAAGGCGACGGCGAGGGCGAGGTCGTCGCCCGCCTCCGGCGCTGACCGCCGCCGACCTTCGCCTCCCTGCCGGTCGCGCCGGGTGCGGCGAACGACGGATTCCGGAAGTGAACACGCCTTTCACTGGTCCCGACAACACGAGGCCGTGAACGGTCTTCTCGTCTCTCTCGGGCTGGCGGTCGTCGGCACCGCCGTGATCTGGAAGGGGAGCGTGCTCCTCGAACGCGCCGCCGAGCGGCTCAGCAAGCACTACGGACTCCCGGTGGCCGTCCACGGCGCCATCGTCGTCGCGGTGGGGTCGAGCTTCCCCGAACTCAGTTCCGTCGTCATCAGCACGGTGGTCCACGAGGAGTTCTCGCTCGGCGTCGGCGCCATCGTCGGGAGCGCCATCTTCAACCTGCTGGTCATCCCGGCGCTGTCGGCGCTGGTCAGCGACCGCTTGCGGGCAACCCGGGACATCGTCCACAAGGACGCCCAGTTCTACATCATCAGCGTGCTCGTCCTGTTCATCGTCTTCGCGCTCGGGGCGACGTACGTCCCCGGCGGGACGAACGAGGCGGCGATACTGACCCCGCCGCTCGCCATCCTCCCGCTGGCGACCTACGGCATCTACGTCTTCCTCCACCAGCAGGACGCCAGCGAACACGTGGCCGACGAGTCCGTCGACGTCCGGCCGGGTCGCGAGTGGGCGGCGCTCGTCGTCGCTCTGGTGCTCATCGCCGGCGGCGTCGAGGGCATCGTCCGCGCTGCGCTCTCCCTCGGCGAGATATTCGACACGCCGAGTTTCTTGTGGGGGCTGACCGTCATCGCCGCCGCGACGAGTCTCCCGGACGCCATCGTCAGCGTCCGCGCCGCGCGCAACGACGAGGACGTCACCAGCATCACGAACGTACTCGGGAGCAACACGTTCAACCTCCTCGTCGCCATCCCCGTCGGCGTCCTCCTGGCCGGGTCGGCGACCATCAACTTCCTCGCCGCCATCCCGACGATGGGCTTTCTCGCGTTCGCGACGCTCGTCTTCATCGTCTTCACCAGGACGGACCTGGAACTGACCAACCTCGAGGCCTACGGCTTCCTGGGACTGTACGCGCTGTTTCTCGTCTGGATGACCCTGGAGTCGCTCGGCCTCATCGAGACCGTCCAGGGTATCTAGCTGGCACGGACCGTGAACCTGCTGCCGTCGCTCGAACGCCGTCCGACGGACGACAGTGGACTCACTGCGGCGACGACCCGGGGAGGAACACCGAGAGGAAGATGAGGACCATCCCGACGCCCACGACGCCGCTCTGGACCGTCCCGGAGAGCGGGCGCGACAGCTGAAAAGCGTCGTAGCAGACGCCGCCGAGGACGGACCCGACGCTGAGGAAGGTGAACCCACCGGCGGTGAGCAACATCCGCTGGCTCCGTTCGCGCCGCGCCGCGCGAAACCCCTGGAACGCGACGACCAGCCCGAGGAGGACGATGACTGCTTTCACCGCCAGCAGCCCGGGATACACTCACTCCCACCCCGGTTGCATCGCGTCCCAGATCGTCCGCAACCGGTTGGGCGCGTCGTCGCGCCTGTCCACGGCTACCTGCAACGTCCCGTCGTCGAGGCTCACAGCGAGACACTCCAGGTTGGACTCGAACTTCTTGAAGTGGTTCCCGTCGGCCTGGAACTCCGTCCGCTCCCTGAGCAGGCCCAGTTCCAGCAGGTCCTCGATGCGTCGGTAGATCGTCGCGAGCGACGCGTCGCAGTAGTCGTCGAGCCCCTGGGCAGACGTGGCTCGCTGGTCCGTCACGGTGAGAATCCGCTTGACGACGTCGTCGCTGAGCAGTTCGAGTATCTGGTCGTTTCGCGGGTCGGTTTCTACCACGGCGTGACGGAACGAACCCTCCTGAGCCCTTACTTAGGCGGTGAATAGTCAGGTAGGTTCCGTCGATGGATCAGTGATTCCAGCGCGTTCGCAGCCGCTGCGAACGTGCTACAACGTTTATTCCGGTCACCGACGTCGTATCAGAATAGATGGCTTCATCGATGACACCACATATCTCTCGCCAGTTCGCTCGTGACTCGAACCGCTCGAAACGACCGCACCCCCGGCAGGACGCCGGCGACGGCAACTAACTTCCGATGTCTACGCACGTGCTCACGTTCAAGCCCGCCATCGGTCTCTACGGGCAACACGACCCCAGCGCCGCGCTCTTCGAGGACGGGCAGTTCGTCTACGGCGTCGAGGAGGAGCGGCTCACGCGCGACAAACACGCCGTGAACACGTTTCCCGAGGAAGCGATCCAGGCCTGCCTGGACGTCCGCGACCTCGCGCTCTCGGACGTCGAGAAGGTGATACTGCCCTACGATCCGCGGCTGCAGTCGAAGGTGCTCTCTCACTACCTGCGGGACGCGGTGAGAGTACGCGACCCGGTCCGCAAACTCGCGGCGGTCGAGAACACGGTGAAGACGCAGCTCCAGGCCCAGCTGTTCCCGACGCGCCAGATCGAGTCCAGACTCGCGGCACTGGGCGACGCCGTCCCGCCGATAGAGACGCGCTCGCACCACCTGTGTCACGCCGCGAGCACGTTCCACCCCTCCGGCTTCGAGGACGCCGTCGTCCTCACCGTCGACGCGAAGGGCGAGTACGACGCGACGGTCGTCTGGCGCGGCCACCAGAACGGGCTCGAACGCGTCCGCACCTACGAACATCCCAACAGCCTCGGACTCTTCTTCGCCGTCGTCACCGAGTTCCTCGGCTACCGGATGTTCAACGGCGAGGGGAAGGTGATGGGGCTCGCCCCCTACGGGGACGAGAACCCGGAGATCGAGCGAACGCTCAGGTCCCTCGTCGACACCGGCGTCGACTACGACGTGACCGACCTCACGCAACGGTGGGGGACCGGCTACGGCGTGGAGCGGCTCGAGGACGCCTTCGGCCGCGACCGGAAGGAGAGCCCGAGCGCGTTCACCCAGTGGGAGAAGGACCTGGCCTACACGGCCCAGAAACTCCTCGAAGAGACGGTCGTCCGCATCGCGGAGACGTACACCTGGATGGAGGAGACGAACAAGCTCGCCGTCGCCGGCGGCGTCGCGCTCAACTGCAAGCTGAACAAGCGGCTGGGGGAGTCCGACGCCGTCGACGACCTGTTCGTCCAGCCGGTCGCCCACGACGCCGGCCTCGCCCTGGGTGCCGGGATGCTCGAACGGCCGCCCGGCGACGTGCCGGAGATGGAGACGGTGTACTACGGGCCCGAGTACGACGGCAGCGAGATCCGGTCGTTGCTCGCCACCAACAAGATTCCCTACGCAGAACCCACCGACGTCGCGGAGTACGTCGCCGAGCGACTCGCAGAGGGCGCCCTGGTCGGGTGGTTCCAGGGCCGCCTCGAACTCGGCCCGCGCGCGCTCGGCAACCGGAGCATCCTGGCGGACCCCCGGACGGCGGAGTCACGTGACCGGGTGAACCGGTTCGTCAAGCACCGCGAGGAGTGGCGACCGTTCGCGCCGTCGCTACTCGAGGAAGCGGCCGACGAGTACCTGGCCGATGGCGAAGTCGCGCCGTTCATGATAACTGCGGCCGACGTCGAGCCGTCCAGGCGCGAGGAGATTCCCGCAGTCCTCCACCCGGCGGACGGGTCGACGCGACCACAGACGGTCTCGGAGCGACAGAATCCCAGATATCACGATCTGATATCCGAGTTCGAGTCGATTACGGGCGTCCCGGTCCTCCTGAACACGTCGTTCAACGACCACGCAGAACCGATCGTCACGACTCCCACCGAGGCGCTGAAGGATTTCTTCGGGATGGGGCTGGACGTCCTCGTCCTCGAAGACGTCGTGGTCGAGAAGGCCGAAGCGACCGAACGAGTGGGTGAGGACGCGGCCGATCGGCTCGCAGTCGACGGCGCCTGAGGACGCCACCGGACGAACGATCGGTTCCGGTCAGGACGGTGGAAAACCGCGACCGAATTGCTGCGAGTTCCTCTCTCTCAGACCGGACGTGGCCCGAAGAACCATATGGAAAGACCGGCCTTGGTATCAGCAGTGAATTCGACCGTCGCCGAAACGATGTTCATCATCGCCATGCTCCTCTCGAGCACGTTTATGCTCTCGTTAGCGGCGTGGATACGGTCGTACGCCGAGAACTTCGCCGCGAAACTGATCGTTTACTGGGCAGCAATCTACCCCGTTCTCGGGATCCTGGCCATCGCACACGTCGTGGCCCCGGACCTGCAGTTCGCCCGGACCCTCTACGCCGTGAGCAACGCTATCAGTTCGCTCGTCCCGCTCCTGGTCTTCCTCTTCACGCTCGCCTACACTGGTCGTGCCCGGTGGCTGTCGCGACGCGTGCTCGGTGTCTTCGCCGCCTGGTACCTCCTGCTGGCCGGACTGGCCGTTACCGATCCAGTCCTCGGGCTCGCGTACGGCGAGTTCGTCGTCGTGGACGGCCCCATCACGTACGTCTACGGGATGCCGACCGGCCTCTACAGCGTCCTCTCGCTCCCAGTCTGGCTGTTCATGGTGGCCCCGCCGGCGCTGCTGGGCGCAAGGGCGCTGTCCGACACCGGCGTCACGCGCGCACAGACGGCGTCGCTGTTCGCGGCGTTCACCGTCCCGTTCGTCGTCATGTTCCTCTGGCTGGGCCAGTTAGTTCCGGTCCCGGCCAACGGGGCCTTCCTCTTCGGCTCGGTCCTGTCCGGCCTCTTCGTCGGGCGCGCGGTGGACCGGTACAACCTCTTCGACCTGGTGCCACTCGCTCGCGAGATGGTGTTCGACGAACTGAACGACGCCGTCGTCGTCGTCGACCGGGACCACCGGCTGCTCGACTACAACTACGTCGCCATCGATACCTTCCCCGGACTGGAGGGTGAGATCGGAACGAACGTCACGGAGCTCGTTCCCGCACTCGCCGGCGACGACGACGGCGACAGCGAGGGGCCGTTTCCGTCATCGTTCACGTCCTACAGGGACGGCGAACCGCGCATCTACGACGTGACGGTGTCCCACCTCCCCAGCGAGGAGAACTGTCACGGCTACGGGCTCATCATCCACGACGTCACCGAGAGGCGACGGCGGATCCGCGACCTCGAACAGCAGACAACGCAGCTCGAACGGTTCGCGAGCACGCTCTCCCACGACCTCCGGAACCCGCTGAACGTCGCACAGGGGAACATCCAACTGGCGATGGACACGGGCGCGACCGAGCGGCTCGAACGGGCAGACGACGCCATCGAGCGTAT
This region includes:
- a CDS encoding sodium:calcium antiporter, which translates into the protein MNGLLVSLGLAVVGTAVIWKGSVLLERAAERLSKHYGLPVAVHGAIVVAVGSSFPELSSVVISTVVHEEFSLGVGAIVGSAIFNLLVIPALSALVSDRLRATRDIVHKDAQFYIISVLVLFIVFALGATYVPGGTNEAAILTPPLAILPLATYGIYVFLHQQDASEHVADESVDVRPGREWAALVVALVLIAGGVEGIVRAALSLGEIFDTPSFLWGLTVIAAATSLPDAIVSVRAARNDEDVTSITNVLGSNTFNLLVAIPVGVLLAGSATINFLAAIPTMGFLAFATLVFIVFTRTDLELTNLEAYGFLGLYALFLVWMTLESLGLIETVQGI
- a CDS encoding DUF7521 family protein → MYPGLLAVKAVIVLLGLVVAFQGFRAARRERSQRMLLTAGGFTFLSVGSVLGGVCYDAFQLSRPLSGTVQSGVVGVGMVLIFLSVFLPGSSPQ
- a CDS encoding helix-turn-helix domain-containing protein yields the protein MVETDPRNDQILELLSDDVVKRILTVTDQRATSAQGLDDYCDASLATIYRRIEDLLELGLLRERTEFQADGNHFKKFESNLECLAVSLDDGTLQVAVDRRDDAPNRLRTIWDAMQPGWE
- a CDS encoding carbamoyltransferase family protein; protein product: MSTHVLTFKPAIGLYGQHDPSAALFEDGQFVYGVEEERLTRDKHAVNTFPEEAIQACLDVRDLALSDVEKVILPYDPRLQSKVLSHYLRDAVRVRDPVRKLAAVENTVKTQLQAQLFPTRQIESRLAALGDAVPPIETRSHHLCHAASTFHPSGFEDAVVLTVDAKGEYDATVVWRGHQNGLERVRTYEHPNSLGLFFAVVTEFLGYRMFNGEGKVMGLAPYGDENPEIERTLRSLVDTGVDYDVTDLTQRWGTGYGVERLEDAFGRDRKESPSAFTQWEKDLAYTAQKLLEETVVRIAETYTWMEETNKLAVAGGVALNCKLNKRLGESDAVDDLFVQPVAHDAGLALGAGMLERPPGDVPEMETVYYGPEYDGSEIRSLLATNKIPYAEPTDVAEYVAERLAEGALVGWFQGRLELGPRALGNRSILADPRTAESRDRVNRFVKHREEWRPFAPSLLEEAADEYLADGEVAPFMITAADVEPSRREEIPAVLHPADGSTRPQTVSERQNPRYHDLISEFESITGVPVLLNTSFNDHAEPIVTTPTEALKDFFGMGLDVLVLEDVVVEKAEATERVGEDAADRLAVDGA
- a CDS encoding sensor histidine kinase; amino-acid sequence: MNSTVAETMFIIAMLLSSTFMLSLAAWIRSYAENFAAKLIVYWAAIYPVLGILAIAHVVAPDLQFARTLYAVSNAISSLVPLLVFLFTLAYTGRARWLSRRVLGVFAAWYLLLAGLAVTDPVLGLAYGEFVVVDGPITYVYGMPTGLYSVLSLPVWLFMVAPPALLGARALSDTGVTRAQTASLFAAFTVPFVVMFLWLGQLVPVPANGAFLFGSVLSGLFVGRAVDRYNLFDLVPLAREMVFDELNDAVVVVDRDHRLLDYNYVAIDTFPGLEGEIGTNVTELVPALAGDDDGDSEGPFPSSFTSYRDGEPRIYDVTVSHLPSEENCHGYGLIIHDVTERRRRIRDLEQQTTQLERFASTLSHDLRNPLNVAQGNIQLAMDTGATERLERADDAIERIEQIIDDLLTLSREGRTIDDRQFVGLTDVAEAAWKTTATADATLEVELDPDTGVFADETRLQNVFENLFRNALSFGGAGVTIRVGSEDDGFYVEDDGPGIAPTEREKVFEYEYTTDSDGTGLGLAIVESITSAHGWSVHVTDGHDGGARFVFSDVDLVDGPSSATGQTDGVGPVAPTNTEP